One Corynebacterium efficiens YS-314 DNA segment encodes these proteins:
- the bcp gene encoding thioredoxin-dependent thiol peroxidase, whose protein sequence is MTDARRLDVGDTPPAFTLPNDSGSTTSLSDFAGERVVVYFYPKANTPGCTKEACDFRDSLAQLNDLGVKVIGISPDPVDKLVKFREDHDLNFPLLSDEDKAVMTAWGAFGEKKNYGKIVQGVIRSTFVIEPDGTVGLAKYNVRATGHVARILRDLEAA, encoded by the coding sequence ATGACTGATGCGCGACGCCTTGATGTTGGAGACACCCCACCAGCCTTCACCCTTCCAAACGATTCGGGTTCCACCACCTCCCTCAGCGATTTCGCCGGTGAGCGCGTGGTGGTCTACTTCTACCCCAAGGCCAACACCCCGGGATGCACCAAGGAAGCCTGCGATTTCCGTGACTCCCTCGCTCAGCTCAATGATCTCGGTGTCAAGGTCATCGGCATCTCCCCGGACCCGGTGGACAAGCTGGTGAAGTTCCGGGAGGACCATGATCTCAACTTCCCACTGCTGTCCGATGAGGACAAGGCCGTCATGACCGCCTGGGGTGCCTTCGGCGAGAAGAAGAACTACGGCAAGATTGTCCAGGGCGTCATCCGCTCCACCTTCGTCATCGAACCCGATGGCACCGTGGGGTTGGCGAAGTACAATGTCCGTGCGACCGGTCATGTCGCGCGCATCCTGCGCGATCTCGAGGCCGCGTAA
- a CDS encoding gluconokinase, with amino-acid sequence MDTQNRKIVVMGVSGCGKSTVGEHLAAELGLEYKDGDELHPQSNIDKMASGQALDDDDRAWWLVQVGKWLRDRDSGVIACSALKRSYRDLIRTKAPGTIFVHLHGDYDLLLSRMNSREDHFMPSTLLDSQFATLEPLGEDEEAKVFDIALSVDEIVAEAADWVRNR; translated from the coding sequence ATGGACACGCAGAACAGAAAAATAGTCGTCATGGGGGTGTCCGGCTGCGGTAAATCCACCGTGGGCGAACACCTGGCCGCAGAACTCGGACTGGAGTACAAGGACGGTGATGAACTGCACCCCCAGTCCAATATTGACAAGATGGCCTCAGGCCAGGCCCTCGATGATGATGACCGCGCCTGGTGGCTCGTCCAGGTGGGCAAGTGGTTGCGCGACCGCGACAGCGGTGTCATCGCCTGCTCCGCCCTCAAGCGTTCCTACCGCGACCTGATCCGCACCAAGGCGCCGGGCACCATCTTCGTCCACCTGCACGGTGACTATGACCTGCTGCTCTCCCGGATGAATTCCCGTGAGGACCACTTCATGCCATCCACTCTCCTGGACTCGCAGTTCGCCACCCTGGAGCCGCTCGGTGAGGACGAGGAGGCGAAGGTATTCGACATCGCCCTGTCGGTCGATGAGATCGTCGCCGAGGCCGCCGACTGGGTGCGCAACAGGTAG
- a CDS encoding cytidylate kinase-like family protein — protein sequence MRKPGLPNPPIVTLFGQRGSGATDIGPLVAELLGVKYIDQKFSSKELAQVDKSTLLSDSAFDRFLRGLSGAGGQGTELGAAMESASNREMATANTAEVLADVEDGGVILGRNGALVLGPVVGTLHVRLVAPMDKRIERVMQKAGLSASAAAEQCEIEDRLRAEMSLKLYKWDPNEDEDYDLTINTASITYQQIAELIADLYRSKYPDSVPPSR from the coding sequence ATGCGCAAACCCGGTCTGCCCAACCCACCGATCGTGACCCTGTTCGGTCAGCGTGGTTCCGGTGCCACCGATATCGGTCCGCTGGTGGCGGAACTGCTCGGAGTGAAGTACATCGACCAGAAGTTCTCCTCCAAGGAACTCGCGCAGGTGGACAAGAGCACCCTGCTGTCCGACTCCGCCTTCGACCGATTCCTGCGTGGCCTCTCCGGTGCGGGTGGTCAGGGCACCGAACTGGGTGCCGCCATGGAATCCGCCTCCAACCGGGAGATGGCCACCGCCAACACCGCCGAGGTCCTGGCGGATGTGGAAGACGGCGGTGTCATCCTGGGACGCAATGGCGCACTGGTGCTGGGGCCGGTCGTCGGCACGCTGCACGTGCGTCTGGTCGCACCGATGGACAAGCGCATCGAACGCGTCATGCAGAAGGCCGGCCTGTCCGCCTCCGCGGCTGCGGAACAGTGTGAGATCGAGGACCGCCTCCGCGCCGAGATGAGTCTCAAGCTCTACAAGTGGGACCCGAACGAGGATGAGGACTACGACCTGACGATCAACACCGCCTCGATCACCTATCAGCAGATCGCTGAGTTGATTGCGGATCTCTACCGCTCCAAGTACCCGGACAGCGTGCCCCCATCCAGGTAA
- a CDS encoding DUF3618 domain-containing protein, translating to MARNIDDIQRDIERTRRQLANTLDELAERGKPANLVDDAKSQATAKLQDPDVQKILIGAASVVVGAILFSIARSRKKSRDLREIQRLLSER from the coding sequence GTGGCACGCAATATTGATGACATTCAGCGCGACATTGAACGCACCCGCCGTCAGCTGGCGAACACCCTCGACGAGCTGGCCGAGCGTGGCAAGCCCGCCAACCTGGTTGATGATGCCAAGTCACAGGCAACCGCGAAGCTGCAGGACCCGGATGTGCAGAAGATCCTCATCGGTGCAGCCAGTGTCGTCGTCGGTGCCATCCTGTTCAGCATCGCGCGTAGCCGCAAGAAGTCCAGGGATCTCAGGGAGATCCAGCGTCTGCTGTCCGAACGTTAG
- a CDS encoding MDR family MFS transporter: MTSTKTNPDNTVIPRPVVLILAVLVFTAFVMMLNETTLAVALPAIMADYSIEANTAQWLLTGFMLTMAVVLPATGWILERFTTRQVFIFATAVFLLGTVIAALAPTFPIMLGARVAQAIGTAVIMPLLMTVAMTVVPVPRRGAVMGLISVVMAVGPALGPSVAGVILSVASWHMIFWVMVPLVGIAAVLGAVKIGNINEPRSTPFDVLSLVLAALAFGGLVYALSSIGVILDGGDTARNALIILAVGVVALVVFVWRQLSLAKQDRALLDLRPLGIRNYTVSLIVLLALFGALLGVMNTLPLYMQGSLLVSALVTGLVLLPGGLLEGVLSPFVGRIYDRRGPRALVITGMIVVVGSLFWLSTVDETTPVGMLVAVHVLFSIGLALLFTPLITTALGSVPKHLYGHGSAIMNTLQQLAGAAGTAVMIAVYSGVSQSAMARGVREEVALADGANSAFFACACVAVVALVFGLFITRVPTTDGTSDGAE, translated from the coding sequence ATGACCTCCACCAAGACCAACCCGGATAACACCGTCATCCCCAGGCCCGTCGTGCTCATCCTCGCCGTCCTGGTGTTCACCGCCTTTGTGATGATGCTCAACGAGACCACCCTGGCGGTGGCGCTGCCGGCGATCATGGCGGACTATTCGATCGAGGCGAACACCGCGCAGTGGCTGCTCACCGGTTTCATGCTCACCATGGCCGTGGTCCTGCCCGCCACCGGGTGGATCCTGGAGCGGTTCACCACCCGACAGGTGTTCATCTTCGCCACCGCGGTCTTCCTGCTGGGTACCGTCATCGCCGCCCTGGCACCGACCTTCCCCATCATGCTGGGCGCCCGCGTGGCGCAGGCCATCGGCACCGCCGTGATCATGCCCCTGCTGATGACGGTGGCCATGACCGTGGTGCCCGTCCCGCGCCGGGGTGCGGTCATGGGGTTGATCTCCGTGGTCATGGCGGTGGGGCCGGCACTGGGGCCCTCCGTGGCCGGGGTGATCCTGAGTGTTGCATCCTGGCACATGATCTTCTGGGTGATGGTGCCACTGGTGGGTATCGCGGCCGTTCTCGGTGCCGTGAAGATCGGCAACATCAACGAGCCACGTTCCACCCCCTTCGATGTGCTCTCCCTGGTGTTGGCGGCCCTCGCCTTCGGTGGTCTGGTCTACGCGCTGAGCTCCATCGGGGTGATCCTGGACGGCGGTGACACCGCCCGCAACGCACTGATCATCCTGGCCGTCGGCGTGGTGGCGTTGGTGGTGTTCGTCTGGCGTCAGCTGTCCCTGGCGAAACAGGACCGTGCCCTGCTGGATCTGCGTCCCCTGGGCATCCGCAACTACACGGTCTCCCTGATTGTGTTGTTGGCGTTGTTCGGGGCGCTGCTCGGCGTGATGAACACGCTGCCGCTCTACATGCAGGGCTCACTGCTGGTTTCCGCGCTGGTCACCGGCCTGGTGCTGCTGCCCGGTGGTCTGCTGGAGGGTGTGCTGTCACCATTTGTGGGTCGCATCTACGATCGACGTGGCCCCCGGGCGCTGGTGATCACCGGCATGATCGTGGTGGTCGGTTCGCTGTTCTGGCTGTCGACGGTGGATGAGACCACCCCGGTGGGCATGCTGGTGGCGGTCCATGTGCTCTTCTCCATCGGCCTGGCACTGCTGTTCACCCCGCTGATCACCACCGCCCTCGGATCGGTGCCCAAGCACCTCTATGGGCATGGGTCGGCGATCATGAACACCCTCCAGCAGCTCGCCGGTGCCGCCGGCACCGCCGTGATGATCGCCGTCTACAGCGGGGTCAGCCAGTCGGCCATGGCGCGCGGGGTGCGGGAGGAGGTGGCGCTTGCCGACGGTGCGAACTCCGCCTTCTTCGCGTGTGCCTGCGTGGCGGTGGTGGCTCTGGTCTTCGGGTTGTTCATCACCCGTGTGCCCACCACGGATGGGACCTCCGATGGGGCAGAATAG
- a CDS encoding holo-ACP synthase AcpS has protein sequence MISIGTDLVHIPAFADQLAQPGSSFMDVFGAGERRLASRRAGNRNAEHLAGRWAAKEAFIKAWSQAIYGQPPVIPEEDVQWALIEVRADRWGRVALDIAPSLDTQVRESIGDYTTSLSISHDGDYATAVCVLSYAVATENR, from the coding sequence ATGATCTCGATTGGAACCGATCTCGTCCATATCCCGGCCTTCGCGGACCAACTCGCCCAGCCGGGCAGTTCCTTCATGGATGTGTTCGGGGCGGGGGAGCGTCGTCTGGCGTCGAGACGCGCCGGCAACCGCAACGCCGAACACCTGGCCGGCCGCTGGGCGGCGAAGGAGGCCTTCATCAAGGCCTGGTCGCAGGCGATCTACGGGCAGCCCCCGGTGATACCTGAGGAGGATGTGCAGTGGGCGCTGATCGAGGTGCGCGCCGACCGCTGGGGGCGGGTGGCCCTGGACATCGCACCGTCGCTGGACACCCAGGTCCGGGAGAGCATCGGTGATTACACCACCAGCCTGAGCATCAGCCACGACGGCGACTACGCCACCGCGGTGTGCGTGCTGAGCTACGCCGTGGCCACCGAGAACAGGTAG
- a CDS encoding TetR/AcrR family transcriptional regulator: protein MDSSRDSDTAGTADPADPALDGTEILVPRRRPAQQRSRERFNRILTAARSVLVDLGFESFTFDEVAKRAEVPIGTLYQFFANKYVLICELDRVDNAEAVAELKKFSQQVPALQWPDILDEFIEHLAGLWREDPSRRAVWHAIQSTPATRATAAATEKEMLEIIAEVMRPLARGASYEERMSLAGLLVHTVSSLLNYAVRDIGSGPEYDEAFESIVEEIKRMLVSYLFSVATA from the coding sequence ATGGATTCCAGTAGAGATTCAGACACGGCAGGAACAGCCGACCCAGCCGACCCCGCCCTCGACGGAACCGAGATTCTGGTTCCGAGGCGGCGTCCCGCCCAGCAGCGCAGCCGGGAGCGGTTCAACCGTATCCTCACCGCCGCCCGATCGGTGCTGGTCGATCTGGGTTTTGAATCCTTCACCTTCGATGAGGTGGCCAAGCGTGCGGAGGTGCCGATCGGCACCCTGTACCAGTTCTTCGCCAACAAGTATGTGCTCATCTGCGAGCTGGACCGGGTGGACAACGCCGAGGCGGTGGCGGAGCTGAAGAAGTTCTCCCAGCAGGTCCCGGCGCTGCAGTGGCCGGACATCCTCGATGAGTTCATCGAGCACCTGGCTGGTCTGTGGCGGGAGGACCCCTCCCGCCGTGCGGTGTGGCATGCCATCCAGTCCACCCCGGCCACCCGTGCCACGGCCGCCGCCACGGAGAAGGAGATGCTGGAGATCATCGCCGAGGTGATGAGACCACTGGCCCGTGGCGCCTCCTATGAGGAGCGGATGTCACTGGCTGGCCTGCTGGTGCACACCGTCAGCTCCCTGCTCAACTACGCGGTGCGTGACATCGGCAGCGGCCCGGAGTATGACGAAGCCTTCGAATCCATCGTCGAGGAGATCAAGCGGATGCTCGTGTCCTACCTGTTCTCGGTGGCCACGGCGTAG
- the uidA gene encoding beta-glucuronidase: MLAPQLTPTRTVISLDGMWRFRVDWNNDGIDPGWQNSRLDTRHEMAVPASVNDVFADEAVRNHVGCYFYQRDVQIPVEWVDRQIVVRFGSVTPHAVVFAGGTEIARFKGGYMPFEADLTAHATPGGTVRLTVVVDNRLDYTCIPPGRINVLGDGRREQEYLHDFYNYSGIHRSVHLISRPRTHVSDVTITTDFTANDAGTTGSVNWDITTEGEPADCSVTIIDQRTDEPVASGSGRVGSATIPDVNLWTPGVGGLYDLEIRLTGPDGTLIDLYRQHFGVRTVEVAHNQFLINGHPFYFTGFGMHEDHETVGKGHVDAHVLQDMELLSWIGANSLRTSHYPYSEQWMDYCDRQGIVVIDETPAVGLNLGVAGGILGGTEVPSTFGPDTLNHETQAQHKLEIERLISRDKNRPSVVLWSIANEPESQTDASRDYFAPLAQAARDADPTRPVGFVNVMLAPL; encoded by the coding sequence ATGCTCGCCCCACAGCTCACTCCGACCCGGACTGTCATCTCCCTGGATGGCATGTGGCGTTTCCGGGTGGACTGGAACAATGACGGAATCGACCCCGGATGGCAGAACTCCCGTCTGGATACACGCCACGAGATGGCGGTGCCCGCCTCCGTCAATGATGTCTTCGCCGACGAGGCGGTCCGTAACCACGTTGGTTGTTATTTCTACCAGCGTGATGTCCAGATCCCGGTGGAGTGGGTTGACCGGCAGATCGTGGTGAGGTTCGGGTCCGTGACCCCTCACGCGGTGGTCTTCGCCGGCGGGACCGAGATCGCCCGGTTCAAGGGCGGGTACATGCCGTTTGAGGCAGATCTCACCGCCCACGCCACCCCGGGCGGGACGGTGCGCCTGACCGTGGTGGTGGACAACCGCCTGGATTACACCTGCATCCCGCCGGGGCGCATCAACGTCCTCGGTGATGGCCGCAGGGAGCAGGAGTACCTGCATGACTTCTACAACTACTCAGGCATCCACCGGTCGGTGCATCTGATCAGCCGTCCCCGGACGCATGTCTCCGATGTCACCATCACCACGGATTTCACTGCTAATGATGCTGGCACCACCGGTAGCGTCAACTGGGACATCACCACCGAGGGCGAGCCAGCCGACTGCTCAGTCACCATCATCGACCAGCGCACCGACGAACCGGTGGCCTCCGGTTCCGGTCGCGTGGGTTCCGCCACCATCCCCGACGTCAACCTCTGGACACCGGGTGTCGGAGGCCTCTACGACCTGGAGATCCGTCTCACCGGGCCGGATGGAACGCTGATCGACCTCTACCGCCAGCACTTCGGTGTCCGCACCGTCGAGGTCGCCCACAACCAGTTCCTCATCAACGGCCACCCCTTCTACTTCACCGGCTTCGGCATGCATGAGGATCATGAGACCGTGGGCAAGGGCCATGTCGATGCGCATGTCCTCCAGGACATGGAACTGCTCAGCTGGATCGGCGCGAACTCCCTGCGCACCTCGCACTACCCCTACTCCGAACAGTGGATGGACTACTGCGACCGTCAGGGCATCGTCGTCATCGATGAGACCCCGGCGGTGGGGCTCAACCTCGGTGTGGCCGGGGGCATCCTCGGTGGTACCGAAGTCCCCTCCACCTTCGGCCCCGACACCCTCAACCATGAGACCCAGGCCCAGCACAAACTAGAGATCGAACGTCTCATCTCCCGTGACAAGAACCGCCCGTCGGTGGTTCTCTGGTCCATCGCCAACGAGCCGGAGTCTCAGACGGACGCCTCCCGTGACTACTTCGCCCCACTCGCGCAGGCAGCCCGCGACGCGGATCCCACCCGGCCCGTCGGATTCGTCAACGTCATGCTCGCCCCCCTATGA
- a CDS encoding KUP/HAK/KT family potassium transporter encodes MEHSRPTGPMGSTEPTPQSTDTSSPAPEDPADPPEAPDQPTHSPSWLLALGALGVVFGDIGTSPLYALHTAFSMEHNAVTIAPDNVYGLAVTGNLLLVTVLFSLFAARVWHWAAWRISLFAVIMGSVEIWLFSASATKLFDGGWLPLLIALILMVVMTTWESGSRHVARTRRALEGPLHQFMASLPHRQIRRVPGVAVFPHASAGTTPLALVKFVTDFHILPGHVVIVRIIHENVPHIQPGDRITVDEVGSASDGIVHVGIRVGFTDDQDIPRNLALAVDTTPELTIDLEQASYVLSVLTLRPSRVSRLRDWRQRLFLSLEKNQANRTEIFHPPTHPHHCAGHRTASVIHPELWERRNPPCGPPTVHRAGLAHRV; translated from the coding sequence ATGGAACATTCCCGGCCCACCGGGCCGATGGGGTCAACCGAACCGACCCCACAGTCCACGGACACCTCATCACCTGCACCCGAGGATCCCGCAGACCCCCCAGAAGCCCCGGACCAACCCACCCATTCCCCCTCGTGGCTGCTGGCACTCGGTGCGCTGGGAGTGGTCTTCGGTGACATCGGCACCAGCCCCCTGTATGCGCTCCACACTGCCTTCAGCATGGAGCACAATGCTGTCACCATCGCCCCGGACAATGTCTACGGCCTGGCGGTGACCGGGAACCTCCTGCTGGTCACCGTGTTGTTCTCACTGTTCGCTGCCCGGGTATGGCACTGGGCTGCGTGGAGGATCTCGCTCTTCGCCGTCATCATGGGCTCGGTGGAGATCTGGTTGTTCTCCGCCAGTGCCACGAAGCTTTTCGACGGTGGGTGGCTGCCCCTGTTGATCGCGCTGATCCTGATGGTGGTGATGACAACCTGGGAATCAGGCAGCCGGCATGTCGCCCGGACCCGCAGAGCGCTGGAGGGCCCACTGCACCAGTTTATGGCATCCCTCCCCCACCGGCAGATCCGTCGGGTTCCCGGGGTGGCGGTGTTCCCGCATGCATCAGCAGGGACGACACCCCTGGCGCTGGTCAAATTCGTCACCGATTTCCACATCCTCCCCGGACATGTGGTCATCGTGCGGATCATCCACGAGAATGTCCCCCATATACAGCCCGGTGATCGGATAACGGTGGATGAGGTGGGCTCCGCCTCAGACGGGATCGTCCACGTGGGGATCCGGGTGGGTTTCACCGATGATCAGGACATCCCCCGCAACCTCGCCCTGGCTGTCGATACGACCCCCGAGTTGACGATCGATCTTGAGCAGGCATCCTATGTGCTGTCGGTACTGACGCTACGTCCATCGCGGGTGTCCCGCCTGCGCGACTGGCGGCAGAGACTGTTCCTCAGCCTGGAGAAGAACCAGGCCAACCGGACCGAGATCTTCCACCCCCCCACCCACCCGCACCATTGTGCTGGGCACCGAACTGCATCTGTAATCCACCCGGAACTGTGGGAAAGGCGAAACCCGCCCTGCGGACCACCAACGGTCCACAGGGCGGGTTTGGCGCACCGGGTTTAG
- a CDS encoding glycoside hydrolase family 2 TIM barrel-domain containing protein: MLNRYYGWYFQTGDLANAEREMRAEVEGWITTHPGKPIIFTEFGADTVAGLHSIYDQPWTEDFQVAYHRMNPRVFDAYDEIIGEQMWNFADFQTKFGIVRVDGNKKGAFTRDRRPKAVARYLRERWTNLDAAAYGRREPKQN; encoded by the coding sequence ATGCTCAACCGCTACTACGGCTGGTACTTCCAGACCGGGGACCTCGCCAACGCCGAGCGCGAGATGCGCGCCGAGGTCGAAGGTTGGATCACCACACACCCCGGCAAGCCGATCATCTTCACCGAGTTCGGCGCCGACACCGTCGCCGGCCTCCACTCGATCTACGACCAGCCGTGGACCGAGGATTTCCAGGTGGCCTACCACCGGATGAACCCCCGGGTCTTCGATGCCTATGACGAGATCATCGGTGAGCAGATGTGGAATTTCGCCGACTTCCAGACGAAGTTCGGGATCGTGCGTGTGGATGGCAACAAGAAGGGTGCCTTCACCCGTGACCGTCGCCCCAAGGCGGTAGCCCGCTATCTCCGGGAACGCTGGACCAATCTTGACGCCGCGGCCTATGGACGCCGCGAGCCGAAACAGAACTAA
- a CDS encoding nicotinamidase: MSRALILVDVQKDFCPGGTLATARGDEVAGLLGAFQLSHPQDFDAVVATQDWHIDPGSHFSDSPDFVDSWPVHCVADSDGAAMHEKIHTDRIDEFFRKGQYSAAYSGFEGTAVSDDTPLVDWLHARGITDVDIAGIATDHCVKATTLDALKAGFRVRVLTGFCAAVDTKTGDRALEEMHTAGAELL, encoded by the coding sequence ATGTCTCGCGCACTGATTCTGGTTGATGTCCAGAAGGATTTCTGTCCCGGTGGGACACTTGCCACCGCCCGGGGTGATGAGGTCGCAGGACTGCTCGGTGCCTTCCAGCTCTCCCACCCCCAGGACTTTGACGCCGTGGTGGCCACCCAGGATTGGCATATCGATCCGGGCAGCCACTTCTCCGACAGCCCCGACTTCGTCGATTCCTGGCCCGTCCACTGCGTGGCCGACTCCGATGGTGCCGCCATGCACGAGAAGATCCACACCGACCGCATCGATGAGTTCTTCCGCAAGGGCCAGTACTCGGCGGCCTACTCAGGATTTGAGGGCACCGCGGTCAGTGATGACACCCCTCTGGTGGACTGGCTGCACGCCCGTGGGATCACCGATGTGGACATCGCCGGCATCGCCACCGACCACTGCGTCAAGGCCACCACCCTCGATGCCCTGAAGGCAGGGTTCCGGGTGCGTGTGCTCACCGGTTTCTGCGCGGCGGTGGATACGAAAACAGGCGATCGCGCCCTGGAGGAGATGCACACCGCCGGCGCAGAGCTGCTCTGA
- a CDS encoding MFS transporter, which translates to MSTKTSSPVKAGKPGQGQMPGHRVLTYSFGDVANNFSFMMTSMFLMVYMTDIVGLSAGVAGAIYGITKIWAGCADLIAGNTVDRTNSRWGRLRPYLLFGPAPLAIVFVALFSTPANMSMTATIAWIFIFDALYQLAYSFINIPYGSLASSMTQDPVDRSKLSGSRAIASALASVALAWVVSPQFQDTEADGIRLKFTITCIILAVILYLICFANSREVVPRAAGSISFKQTFTMLKQNRPLQILLLVALLFLTANFVFNAVALCTTSVRSRVTQPTSSSCSWPRPAVPSCSPPSPRLSRVDTANAPVICWPPYSP; encoded by the coding sequence GTGTCCACTAAAACCTCGTCACCGGTCAAGGCCGGCAAACCCGGCCAGGGTCAGATGCCCGGCCACCGGGTTCTGACCTATTCCTTCGGTGATGTAGCCAACAACTTCTCGTTCATGATGACCTCGATGTTCCTCATGGTCTACATGACCGACATCGTTGGCCTCTCCGCCGGTGTCGCCGGCGCCATCTACGGCATCACCAAGATCTGGGCCGGTTGCGCCGACCTGATCGCCGGCAACACCGTCGACAGGACCAATTCCCGGTGGGGTCGCCTGCGTCCCTACCTCCTCTTCGGCCCGGCTCCCCTGGCCATCGTCTTCGTGGCTCTGTTCTCCACCCCGGCGAACATGAGCATGACGGCGACGATCGCCTGGATCTTCATCTTCGATGCCCTGTACCAGCTGGCCTATTCCTTCATCAACATCCCCTACGGCTCCCTGGCCTCGTCGATGACTCAGGATCCAGTTGACCGTTCCAAGCTGTCCGGTTCCCGCGCCATCGCCTCCGCACTGGCGTCGGTTGCCCTGGCCTGGGTTGTCTCCCCGCAGTTCCAGGACACCGAGGCTGATGGTATCCGCCTGAAGTTCACGATCACCTGTATCATCCTCGCGGTCATCCTGTATCTGATCTGCTTCGCCAATTCCCGTGAGGTCGTCCCGCGTGCGGCGGGGTCCATCTCCTTCAAGCAGACCTTCACCATGCTGAAGCAGAACCGTCCGCTGCAGATCCTGCTGCTCGTGGCCCTGTTGTTCCTGACCGCGAACTTCGTCTTCAATGCGGTGGCACTGTGTACTACGTCCGTGCGATCACGGGTAACGCAGCCTACTTCGTCTTCCTGCAGCTGGCCCAGACCGGCGGTACCATCCTGTTCGCCTCCTTCGCCCCGACTATCACGCGTCGATACGGCAAACGCACCGGTTATATGCTGGCCGCCCTACTCGCCGTAG